One Actinomadura viridis genomic region harbors:
- the prfB gene encoding peptide chain release factor 2: MAGIDPVEQLKELGATLSGIEQVLDLEGMRRDIAGLREQSADPDLWNDQERAQAVTRRLSYLESELGRVEGLRQRLDDVVTLYELADEMDDEDTRKEADEELAGLNKAIQLLEVRTLMSGEYDERAALVTINAQAGGVDAADWAEQLQRMYLRWAERHGHPTEIYETSFAEEAGIKSTTFAVKAPYAYGTLRGEHGTHRLVRISPFDNQGRRQTSFAGLDVVPVVEQSDHVDIDENDLRIDVYRSSGPGGQGVNTTDSAVRITHLPTGIVVSCQNERSQLQNRATAMGVLQAKLLERKRQEEAEKMSQLRGEGTSSWGTQIRNYVLHPYQIVKDLRTGVEVGNPSAVLDGDIDEFIEAEIRWMRQQEAGTA, encoded by the coding sequence GTGGCAGGCATCGACCCCGTAGAGCAGCTCAAGGAGCTCGGCGCGACCCTGTCCGGCATCGAGCAGGTGCTGGACCTCGAGGGTATGCGGCGCGACATCGCCGGGCTGCGTGAGCAGTCGGCCGACCCCGACCTGTGGAACGACCAGGAGCGCGCCCAGGCGGTGACGCGCCGGCTGTCGTACCTGGAGAGCGAGCTGGGCAGGGTCGAGGGCCTGCGCCAGCGGCTCGACGACGTCGTCACCCTCTACGAGCTCGCCGACGAGATGGACGACGAGGACACCCGCAAGGAGGCGGACGAGGAGCTGGCCGGCCTGAACAAGGCGATCCAGCTGCTCGAGGTCCGCACCCTCATGTCGGGCGAGTACGACGAGCGCGCGGCGCTGGTCACCATCAACGCCCAGGCGGGCGGCGTGGACGCGGCCGACTGGGCCGAGCAGCTCCAGCGGATGTACCTGCGCTGGGCCGAGCGGCACGGCCACCCCACCGAGATCTACGAGACGTCCTTCGCCGAAGAGGCCGGGATCAAGTCGACCACCTTCGCGGTGAAGGCCCCCTACGCCTACGGCACGCTGCGCGGCGAGCACGGCACGCACCGCCTGGTGCGCATCTCGCCGTTCGACAACCAGGGGCGCCGGCAGACCTCGTTCGCCGGGCTCGACGTCGTGCCGGTGGTGGAGCAGAGCGACCACGTCGACATCGACGAGAACGACCTGCGGATCGACGTCTACCGGTCGTCGGGTCCCGGCGGCCAGGGCGTCAACACCACCGACTCCGCGGTGCGCATCACCCACCTCCCGACCGGGATCGTGGTCTCCTGCCAGAACGAGCGCAGCCAGCTGCAGAACCGCGCGACCGCGATGGGCGTGCTGCAGGCCAAGCTGCTGGAGCGCAAGCGGCAGGAGGAGGCGGAGAAGATGTCGCAGCTGCGCGGTGAGGGCACCAGCAGCTGGGGCACCCAGATCCGCAACTACGTGCTGCACCCGTACCAGATCGTCAAGGACCTGCGCACCGGCGTGGAGGTCGGCAACCCGTCCGCGGTGCTGGACGGCGACATCGACGAGTTCATCGAGGCCGAGATCCGCTGGATGCGCCAGCAGGAGGCCGGCACCGCCTGA
- the ftsE gene encoding cell division ATP-binding protein FtsE, translating into MIHFDNVTKAYPTQNRPALQHVNVAIDKGEFIFLVGPSGSGKSTFLRLILKEERPSQGHVHVAGKDLSRLSNWKVPHLRRRIGCVFQDFRLLPNKNVFENVAFALEVIGKPRRFIGKVVPEVIDLVGLEGKAHRMPDELSGGEQQRVAIARAFVNRPMILLADEPTGNIDPATSIGIMKVLDRINRTGTTVVMATHDAAIVDAFRKRVVELEDGRIIRDQSRGVYGQAY; encoded by the coding sequence GTGATCCATTTCGACAACGTCACCAAGGCCTACCCGACCCAGAACCGCCCCGCCCTCCAGCATGTGAACGTCGCCATCGACAAGGGCGAGTTCATCTTCCTGGTCGGCCCGTCCGGTTCGGGGAAGTCGACCTTTCTCCGCCTCATCCTCAAGGAGGAGCGTCCTTCCCAGGGGCACGTCCACGTGGCGGGCAAGGACCTGAGCCGGCTGAGCAACTGGAAGGTGCCGCACCTGCGCCGCAGGATCGGGTGCGTGTTCCAGGACTTCCGGCTGCTGCCCAACAAGAACGTCTTCGAGAACGTCGCGTTCGCCCTCGAGGTGATCGGCAAGCCCCGGCGCTTCATCGGCAAGGTGGTGCCCGAGGTCATCGACCTGGTCGGTCTCGAGGGCAAGGCGCACCGCATGCCCGACGAGCTCTCCGGTGGTGAGCAGCAGCGCGTCGCGATCGCGCGGGCGTTCGTCAACCGGCCGATGATCCTGCTGGCCGACGAGCCCACGGGGAACATCGACCCGGCGACCTCGATCGGCATCATGAAGGTGCTGGACCGGATCAACCGGACCGGCACCACCGTGGTCATGGCCACCCACGACGCCGCGATCGTCGACGCGTTCCGCAAGCGCGTCGTCGAGCTGGAGGACGGCCGGATCATCCGTGACCAGTCGCGCGGCGTCTACGGCCAGGCCTACTGA
- the ftsX gene encoding permease-like cell division protein FtsX, with product MRVQFVLQEIWIGLRRNLTMTISLVITVAIAMALFGTGLLIRQQVNSSKTYWYDKVEVSIFLCAKTSSNPTCKKADATEQEKQELKGELEKLPQVAKVEYESKQQAYARFKDRFASTPGFVQSAKEGDIPDSFRIRLKNPEEYKGVAQAVLGRPGVDQVINEQEILKKFFTILNGLQFAALFIALVQVIAAVLLVGNTVRLSAFNRRRETGIMRLVGASNTYIQMPFILEGAIAGLIGGMFSSILLVLSKTMLIDRLAGNVGFASQLGWGTVVWVIIVSICFGVLLCAVASFLTLRRYLKI from the coding sequence ATGCGCGTACAGTTCGTTCTCCAGGAGATCTGGATCGGTCTCCGCAGGAACCTGACGATGACGATCTCCCTCGTCATCACCGTCGCCATCGCCATGGCGCTCTTCGGCACCGGGCTGCTCATCAGGCAGCAGGTCAACTCCTCCAAGACCTACTGGTACGACAAGGTCGAGGTCTCGATCTTCCTGTGCGCCAAGACCAGCTCCAACCCCACCTGCAAGAAGGCCGACGCCACCGAGCAGGAGAAGCAGGAGCTCAAGGGCGAGCTGGAGAAGCTGCCTCAGGTGGCCAAGGTGGAGTACGAGAGCAAGCAGCAGGCGTACGCCCGCTTCAAGGACCGCTTCGCCAGCACCCCCGGCTTCGTGCAGAGCGCGAAGGAGGGTGACATCCCCGACTCCTTCCGGATCCGGTTGAAGAACCCCGAGGAGTACAAGGGCGTCGCCCAGGCCGTCCTGGGCCGCCCGGGCGTGGACCAGGTGATCAACGAGCAGGAGATCCTGAAGAAGTTCTTCACGATCCTCAACGGGCTCCAGTTCGCGGCGCTGTTCATCGCGCTCGTCCAGGTCATCGCCGCGGTCCTGCTGGTGGGCAACACGGTCCGGCTGTCGGCGTTCAACCGGCGCCGGGAGACCGGGATCATGCGCCTGGTCGGCGCGTCCAACACCTATATCCAGATGCCGTTCATCCTGGAGGGCGCGATCGCCGGCCTGATCGGCGGGATGTTCTCCTCGATCCTGCTGGTGCTCAGCAAGACGATGCTGATCGACCGGCTGGCCGGCAACGTCGGGTTCGCCAGCCAGCTGGGCTGGGGCACGGTGGTCTGGGTCATCATCGTCTCGATCTGCTTCGGTGTGCTGCTGTGCGCCGTGGCCTCCTTCCTCACCCTGCGCCGCTATCTCAAGATCTAG
- a CDS encoding S41 family peptidase — translation MFRLTGRAARPAAAAVVVMCAYAVGAFSGGGERRSASASRPSLLDETAWRIGEQAAAGPMVRGELDRAAIEGMLRRLGDRWARYYSAGEFADFQGRLDGRYSGVGLWLGTDTGTDTGPGAGPGAGTDTGTGAGPRVRVAGVRPGSAAERAGVRSGDTILGVGAERVAGWDVSRVAMALRGRPGSPVRLTVGRGGREHTLHLLRTAVRAGDVTVTDPDPRTRMIRIEAFTRGVGREVRRAVTGDPRRGAGGILLDLRGNPGGLLEEAVGTTSVFLDGGPVASYERRGRPVRWFTVTEPGDPVSPLVVLVDAGTASAAEVVAGGLRDRDRAVIVGSRTYGKGSVQEPIRLPDGSAIELTVGRYRTPAGRNLDGVGIEPDVEVPADRPPRAAEQRAKSVLRGLLATLPDKDRG, via the coding sequence ATGTTCCGGCTGACCGGTCGCGCGGCGCGTCCCGCGGCCGCCGCCGTCGTCGTGATGTGCGCCTACGCCGTCGGCGCGTTCTCCGGTGGCGGTGAGCGGCGCTCCGCGAGCGCGTCCCGCCCCTCGCTCCTGGACGAGACCGCCTGGCGGATCGGCGAGCAGGCGGCGGCCGGGCCGATGGTGCGCGGCGAGCTCGACCGGGCCGCCATCGAAGGGATGCTGCGCCGCCTGGGCGACCGGTGGGCGCGCTACTACTCCGCCGGCGAGTTCGCGGACTTCCAGGGGCGGCTCGACGGCCGCTACAGCGGCGTCGGCCTCTGGCTGGGCACGGACACCGGCACGGACACCGGTCCGGGCGCCGGTCCGGGCGCCGGCACGGACACCGGCACGGGCGCGGGCCCGCGGGTCCGGGTCGCCGGGGTACGGCCCGGATCGGCGGCCGAGCGCGCCGGGGTCCGGAGCGGCGACACCATCCTCGGCGTGGGCGCCGAACGGGTCGCGGGATGGGACGTCTCCCGCGTCGCGATGGCCCTGCGCGGCCGTCCCGGCTCCCCGGTGCGGCTGACCGTCGGCCGCGGCGGACGCGAGCACACCCTCCACCTCCTCCGTACCGCGGTGCGCGCCGGGGACGTCACGGTGACCGACCCCGACCCCCGCACCCGGATGATCCGGATCGAGGCGTTCACCCGGGGCGTGGGCCGGGAGGTCCGCCGGGCCGTCACCGGCGACCCGCGGCGCGGCGCCGGAGGCATCCTGCTCGACCTGCGCGGCAACCCCGGCGGCCTGCTGGAGGAGGCGGTGGGCACGACCTCGGTGTTCCTGGACGGCGGGCCGGTGGCCAGCTACGAGCGGCGCGGGCGTCCCGTCCGGTGGTTCACGGTGACCGAGCCGGGCGACCCGGTGTCCCCGCTGGTGGTGCTGGTGGACGCGGGCACCGCCAGCGCGGCGGAGGTGGTGGCGGGCGGCCTCCGCGACCGCGACCGCGCGGTGATCGTAGGATCCCGTACCTACGGGAAGGGCTCGGTGCAGGAGCCGATCAGGCTGCCCGACGGCTCGGCGATCGAGCTGACCGTCGGTCGCTATCGGACCCCGGCCGGCCGTAATCTCGACGGGGTGGGGATCGAACCCGACGTGGAGGTCCCCGCCGACCGCCCGCCCAGAGCGGCCGAGCAGCGCGCGAAGTCGGTGCTGCGGGGGCTGCTCGCGACGCTGCCGGACAAGGACCGAGGCTGA
- the smpB gene encoding SsrA-binding protein SmpB: protein MPRETGRKLIAQNKRARYDYHIDDEWEAGMVLMGTEVKALRAGRATLADGYAHVMDGEVWLENVHIPEYTQGTWTNHAPRRRRKLLLHKREIQKIIAKSSEPGWTLIPLALYFKDGKAKVEIGLARGKKSYDKRQAIAKREADREMRRAASARLRRR from the coding sequence GTGCCACGTGAGACAGGGCGCAAGCTCATCGCCCAGAACAAGCGCGCCCGCTACGACTACCACATCGACGACGAGTGGGAGGCGGGCATGGTCCTGATGGGCACGGAGGTGAAGGCGCTGCGCGCCGGCCGTGCCACGCTCGCCGACGGCTACGCCCACGTCATGGACGGCGAGGTGTGGCTGGAGAACGTCCACATCCCCGAGTACACCCAGGGCACCTGGACCAACCACGCCCCCCGCAGGCGCCGCAAGCTGCTGCTGCACAAGCGGGAGATCCAAAAGATCATCGCCAAGTCGTCCGAGCCCGGCTGGACGCTGATCCCCCTTGCCCTGTACTTCAAGGACGGTAAAGCCAAGGTCGAGATCGGCCTGGCCCGTGGTAAGAAGTCCTACGACAAGCGTCAAGCCATCGCCAAGCGCGAGGCCGACCGGGAGATGCGGCGCGCCGCGTCCGCCCGGCTCAGGAGACGGTGA
- a CDS encoding penicillin-binding transpeptidase domain-containing protein, with the protein MSNRARGRAPRDPARSTPRRVIAVTACAVFVVGGSAGCFAEPSALPAMRDFLIAWQVGNYKAAARKTTGTDQSAVAAALGQVRGQLDAASLKMALGVPVQPGTDRSHGQAITKTGDAADAKFSVKVDLGENGQPWTYTGSMKLKRIDGKWKVQWDPSIIHPSLKPGQRLAVVTEVPARAPIQDSAAHPLLRKVNAAIVGVYPGQLRDPKKTVEQLANATKTAGGQKLDSERLLGRVRSAPPHAFLPLLTLQKPANNALILRLQQMGGFQVQNVQAPIAAQLAPELVGTLGPATADRLQQVGAPYQPGDTIGASGLQLLQQRRLAGIPTVRVVAQDPDGKVRQELRSWPGLEPQPVRTTIDRKLQPRAELALSGLKVPASMVVVRPSTGEVMAVANHLTQGRNLAMEGRYSPGYTFGIISAQALLNGGMSQNTPTECPATTTVGGQTFTNPGQARGKSTLQMSFAYSCATTLANLSSRLDAGALVAEADRLGLGKNWGLSVPAFSGSVPRPANEAQKAATMIGQGGIQVSPLAMAMVAGAVETGTWRPPYLLNDPRDPQQGVAAQPLNPVPTSDMKKLMRRSVFQGTAREANVRTGANVSGVVAVADQGGKPVSWFVGSRGDLAFAIAVEGRANTAKLAAGFITGTPAVPAVASG; encoded by the coding sequence ATGAGCAACCGAGCCCGCGGGCGGGCCCCCCGGGACCCCGCCCGGTCGACGCCGCGCCGGGTGATCGCGGTGACGGCCTGCGCGGTCTTCGTCGTCGGCGGCTCGGCCGGATGCTTCGCCGAGCCGTCCGCCCTGCCCGCCATGCGCGACTTCCTGATCGCCTGGCAGGTGGGCAACTACAAGGCCGCCGCGCGTAAGACCACGGGGACCGACCAGTCCGCGGTCGCCGCCGCGCTGGGCCAGGTCCGCGGCCAGCTCGACGCCGCGTCCCTCAAGATGGCCCTGGGCGTGCCGGTCCAGCCCGGCACCGACCGTTCCCACGGCCAGGCCATCACGAAGACGGGCGACGCAGCCGACGCGAAGTTCTCGGTGAAGGTCGACCTGGGCGAGAACGGCCAGCCGTGGACCTACACCGGCTCCATGAAGCTGAAGCGGATCGACGGCAAGTGGAAGGTCCAGTGGGACCCGTCGATCATCCACCCCAGCCTCAAGCCGGGCCAGCGCCTGGCCGTGGTGACCGAGGTCCCGGCGCGCGCCCCCATCCAGGACTCGGCCGCGCACCCGCTGTTGCGCAAGGTCAACGCCGCCATCGTCGGTGTCTACCCGGGGCAGCTGCGCGACCCGAAGAAGACCGTGGAGCAGCTCGCCAACGCCACCAAGACCGCCGGCGGGCAGAAGCTGGACTCCGAGCGCCTGCTCGGCCGCGTCCGCTCGGCCCCGCCGCACGCGTTCCTGCCGCTGCTGACGCTCCAGAAGCCCGCGAACAACGCGCTCATCCTCCGGCTCCAGCAGATGGGCGGGTTCCAGGTCCAGAACGTCCAGGCGCCCATCGCCGCGCAGCTCGCGCCCGAGCTGGTCGGCACGCTCGGCCCGGCCACCGCCGACCGCCTCCAGCAGGTCGGCGCCCCGTACCAGCCCGGCGACACGATCGGCGCCAGCGGCCTGCAGCTCCTCCAGCAGCGCCGGCTGGCGGGCATCCCCACCGTACGGGTGGTGGCGCAGGACCCCGACGGCAAGGTGCGGCAGGAGCTGCGCTCGTGGCCGGGCCTGGAGCCGCAGCCGGTCCGGACCACCATCGACCGCAAGCTCCAGCCCCGGGCGGAGCTGGCCCTGAGCGGCCTCAAGGTCCCGGCCTCCATGGTGGTCGTCCGGCCCAGCACCGGCGAGGTCATGGCGGTGGCCAACCACCTGACCCAGGGGCGCAACCTGGCCATGGAGGGCCGCTACTCGCCGGGCTACACCTTCGGCATCATCTCCGCCCAGGCGCTGCTGAACGGCGGGATGTCGCAGAACACCCCGACCGAGTGCCCGGCCACCACCACCGTCGGCGGCCAGACCTTCACCAACCCCGGCCAGGCGCGCGGAAAGTCCACCCTGCAGATGAGCTTCGCCTACTCCTGCGCGACCACCCTGGCCAATCTGAGCAGCCGCCTGGACGCCGGCGCGCTGGTCGCCGAGGCGGACCGGCTGGGCCTCGGCAAGAACTGGGGCCTGTCGGTCCCGGCGTTCTCCGGCTCCGTGCCCAGGCCCGCCAACGAGGCGCAGAAGGCCGCCACCATGATCGGCCAGGGCGGGATCCAGGTGAGCCCGCTGGCCATGGCCATGGTCGCCGGCGCGGTCGAGACCGGCACCTGGCGCCCGCCCTACCTGCTGAACGACCCCCGTGACCCCCAGCAGGGCGTGGCGGCGCAGCCCCTCAACCCGGTGCCGACCTCGGACATGAAGAAGCTGATGCGGCGTTCGGTCTTCCAGGGCACCGCCCGGGAGGCCAACGTCCGTACCGGTGCCAACGTGTCCGGCGTGGTGGCCGTGGCCGACCAGGGCGGCAAGCCGGTGTCGTGGTTCGTCGGGTCGCGCGGCGACCTGGCCTTCGCGATCGCCGTCGAGGGCAGGGCCAACACCGCCAAGCTCGCCGCGGGCTTCATCACCGGCACCCCCGCCGTCCCCGCCGTGGCCTCCGGCTGA
- a CDS encoding dihydrofolate reductase family protein, translating to MGIVIMHSAVSVDGFIADENDEVGPLHDWYFNGDTPITEAGDGQYDHSGVGSGFKVSQASSEYVRSAWESIGTIVMGRHLFDLMNGWEGRPPTGDHVVVVSHRPKPEGWHPEASYHFVDGVTAAIDKARELAGERAVAVNAGDVGGQILAAGLVDEVAMDVVPVVFGSGKRYFGSIDEQHLLEQPHVVIQGDRVLHLAFKVRR from the coding sequence GTGGGCATAGTGATCATGCACAGTGCGGTGTCGGTCGACGGCTTCATCGCCGACGAGAACGACGAGGTCGGGCCGCTCCACGATTGGTACTTCAACGGGGACACCCCGATCACCGAAGCCGGCGACGGGCAGTACGACCATTCCGGGGTGGGAAGCGGCTTCAAGGTCTCACAGGCGTCATCGGAGTACGTCCGGTCGGCGTGGGAGTCGATCGGCACGATCGTGATGGGCCGCCACCTGTTCGACCTGATGAACGGCTGGGAGGGACGGCCGCCCACGGGCGACCACGTGGTCGTGGTGTCCCACCGGCCCAAGCCCGAGGGCTGGCACCCCGAGGCGTCGTACCACTTCGTCGATGGCGTGACGGCTGCGATCGACAAGGCCCGGGAGCTCGCCGGGGAGCGGGCCGTCGCCGTGAACGCCGGCGACGTGGGCGGCCAGATTCTCGCGGCCGGCCTCGTGGACGAGGTGGCGATGGACGTGGTGCCGGTGGTGTTCGGGTCAGGGAAACGCTACTTCGGCAGCATCGACGAGCAGCATCTGCTGGAGCAGCCTCACGTGGTCATCCAGGGCGACCGGGTGCTGCATCTGGCGTTCAAAGTGCGCCGCTAG
- a CDS encoding helix-turn-helix domain-containing protein: protein MEYVGRVPAPPLDRFIDDIYCLTGVPRHRRMNVPPMPSAHLFVNLGGPARLWDSDPSVPPAVIIDGWFMGVWTRRFLVEYPAQVRLVGVHFKPWGLSPFVGMPATELRDRWVPVDAVWQRALDRIRDQVGDTATTTEALRVVEDELRSRLARAASRGLGLVRHTGERLETSHGAVPVGALADAAGVSGNHLATLFKSHVGVTPKRVARIYRFAHLILSVDALGPVDWSDLAQTAGYFDRAHFSREFKDFTGHTPTEYLALRRRFPAERGFPPDSGPMPAE, encoded by the coding sequence GGGTGCCCGCCCCGCCGCTCGATCGGTTCATCGACGACATCTACTGCCTGACCGGAGTGCCGCGCCATCGTCGGATGAACGTTCCGCCGATGCCGTCGGCACACCTGTTCGTCAACCTGGGCGGACCGGCCCGCCTCTGGGATTCGGACCCTTCGGTGCCGCCGGCGGTGATCATCGATGGGTGGTTCATGGGCGTATGGACCCGGCGTTTCCTCGTCGAGTATCCCGCACAGGTGCGACTGGTCGGGGTGCACTTCAAGCCCTGGGGTCTTTCGCCGTTCGTCGGCATGCCGGCGACCGAGCTGCGTGACCGATGGGTGCCGGTCGACGCCGTCTGGCAACGGGCTTTGGACCGGATCCGCGACCAGGTCGGCGACACCGCCACGACCACCGAGGCACTGCGGGTGGTGGAGGACGAACTGCGATCGCGACTCGCCCGGGCAGCGTCGCGTGGTCTCGGCCTGGTCCGGCACACCGGCGAGCGTCTGGAGACCTCCCACGGCGCGGTCCCGGTCGGCGCGTTGGCCGATGCCGCAGGAGTGAGCGGCAATCATCTGGCCACGCTGTTCAAGTCTCATGTCGGGGTCACCCCGAAACGGGTGGCGCGGATCTACCGGTTTGCGCACCTGATCCTGTCCGTGGACGCCCTGGGTCCGGTCGACTGGTCGGACCTCGCCCAGACGGCGGGCTACTTCGACCGGGCCCACTTCAGCAGGGAGTTCAAGGACTTCACCGGCCACACCCCGACGGAGTACCTGGCCCTGCGGCGCCGGTTCCCCGCCGAGCGAGGGTTCCCGCCGGACAGCGGTCCGATGCCCGCAGAGTGA